The Rickettsiales bacterium genomic interval TAATGGTCGTAACATTGGTTTGCATCATCGCGTAGCCATTTGAGGGCTTGTTCTGCTTCTTCGCCGGTGAGCGTGTCGCCGCGGCCTTGGTTGTTGATTGTGCTTTGCGAAGCAAGTTGCGCTTCGTTCGGAATATAGAATTCACGATCGAGCACTGAGTAGCGTGCCGAATATTCATTCACATTGGCCGTGCGGTGGCGAATCCATTGGCGCGCGACGAACATCGGAAGCTTTACGTGGAGTTTCAATTCGCACATTTCAAACGGAGTCGTATGCCAGTGGCGCATTAGGTAGCGGATAAGGCCGGCATCTTTGCTGACTTGCTTTGTGCCTTTACCGTAAGAAACACGGGCGGCTTGTACGATAGCGCTATCATCACCCATATAATCGACGACGCGGATGAATCCGTGATCTAAAACAGGGATTTGCTCGTAGAGAATTTCTTCAACTGCAGGCACGGTCGCGCGGCGCGTTTCGAACTTCTCAGCACGGATTTCTTCAATTTCTTGTTGTTGGATGGATGCGGTCATAGCGCGTGCTCCCTCATTTTTTCTTAATTTGGAGGCATGCTAGCAGTGAAAAACAGGAGGGTCACGCCAAAATGTAGATTTATTTGCAAGCTTTTTGTCATCCTGAAGAGTGTAGCGACGAAGGCTCATAAGATTCGGTGCTTCGCTCGGAATGACATTTTAGAAAAGTAATAATAACCCGTATCGTGCTCCCTTACCAAAAGCGACCAGCGGTATGAACCATTTTAGCGGCGT includes:
- the thyX gene encoding FAD-dependent thymidylate synthase, whose amino-acid sequence is MTASIQQQEIEEIRAEKFETRRATVPAVEEILYEQIPVLDHGFIRVVDYMGDDSAIVQAARVSYGKGTKQVSKDAGLIRYLMRHWHTTPFEMCELKLHVKLPMFVARQWIRHRTANVNEYSARYSVLDREFYIPNEAQLASQSTINNQGRGDTLTGEEAEQALKWLRDDANQCYDHYQAMLNEDPAGNTLDESKQGLARELARMNLPVNAYTQWYWKIDLHNLFHFLHLRADPHAQYEIRVYADAIFEVVKKWLPIAAQAFEDYRMGAAHLSAPGVNIVSRMLKGEEVTQETSGLSKREWGELMTTLEME